A DNA window from Microcystis aeruginosa NIES-843 contains the following coding sequences:
- a CDS encoding DUF3326 domain-containing protein, producing the protein MNSRPYTAVLIIPTGIGAAIGGYAGDGIPVARAIAQVCDRLITHPNVLNGAQLYWPLDNTYYVEGYALDRFARGDWGLSPVHQNRIGLLFDRAIEFDLLQRHLQAADAVRATLGLDLTDYLVTDAPLNVQLREAASGASWGTIGNPDSLLRGAEKLINQGRAEAIAIVARFPDDPDSIALANYRHGQGVDPLAGAEAVISHLVVRQFQIPAAHAPALSPLPLDPQLSPKAAAEEIGYTFLPCVLVGLSRAPQLVKQPSPDAIWGREVDALIVPASACGSSTVLSFCQEKTVLIAVQENSTRMKVAPEPLGVKAIRVHSYMEAIGAIVCQRAGVSLASLRPNLHSLRCLSENP; encoded by the coding sequence GTGAATTCCCGTCCCTATACCGCCGTACTAATTATTCCCACCGGCATCGGGGCAGCGATTGGCGGTTATGCTGGGGATGGCATTCCCGTGGCTAGAGCGATCGCCCAAGTTTGCGATCGCCTAATTACCCATCCCAATGTCCTCAACGGCGCACAACTGTACTGGCCTCTGGACAACACCTATTATGTGGAGGGTTACGCTTTAGATCGTTTTGCCCGGGGGGATTGGGGATTAAGTCCCGTCCATCAAAATCGCATCGGGTTACTATTCGATCGCGCCATTGAATTTGACCTCTTGCAAAGACACCTTCAGGCTGCCGATGCTGTCCGGGCTACCCTAGGCTTAGATCTCACCGATTACCTTGTCACCGATGCCCCCTTAAATGTGCAGTTGCGAGAGGCAGCCTCTGGGGCCAGTTGGGGAACAATTGGTAATCCCGACAGCTTGCTGCGGGGAGCAGAAAAACTGATTAACCAGGGCCGGGCGGAAGCGATCGCCATTGTTGCCCGTTTTCCCGACGATCCCGATAGCATTGCCCTGGCTAATTATCGCCATGGTCAGGGGGTGGATCCCCTTGCCGGGGCCGAGGCGGTGATTTCCCATCTGGTGGTCCGACAATTCCAAATACCGGCAGCCCACGCCCCCGCTTTAAGTCCGCTGCCCCTCGATCCGCAACTTTCCCCCAAGGCCGCGGCCGAAGAAATCGGTTATACTTTTTTACCCTGCGTTTTGGTGGGTTTAAGTCGCGCCCCCCAATTGGTCAAGCAGCCCAGTCCCGATGCTATTTGGGGCCGGGAGGTGGACGCGCTGATCGTTCCCGCCAGTGCCTGCGGCTCTAGCACAGTATTGAGTTTTTGTCAAGAAAAAACTGTACTGATTGCCGTACAGGAAAATAGTACAAGAATGAAGGTGGCCCCGGAACCCCTAGGGGTGAAAGCAATTAGGGTACACTCGTATATGGAGGCGATCGGTGCGATCGTTTGTCAACGGGCAGGGGTTAGCCTCGCATCTCTTCGCCCTAATTTACACTCTTTACGCTGTTTATCCGAGAATCCGTGA
- a CDS encoding CPBP family intramembrane glutamic endopeptidase, producing MTNSPNSEFDPLTRTQVLTIMAVTAIILLVVAKVWQYFGAIAIPAIRLTLPDFLFGLALAGAISGISGLLYRFWSSYRHSANAYLELVIKPLAWPDLIWIGLLPGLSEELLFRGVILPALGLNIFGLTVSSLIFGILHFSGSQQWPYVIWATVVGFALGYTVIITGNLLIPILAHIITNLLASFLWKLQHSNQ from the coding sequence GTGACTAATTCCCCTAATTCCGAATTTGATCCCCTGACACGCACACAAGTCCTCACCATTATGGCGGTAACGGCGATTATCTTGCTGGTAGTCGCCAAAGTTTGGCAATATTTCGGTGCGATCGCTATTCCCGCAATTCGCTTGACTCTCCCGGATTTCCTGTTCGGATTAGCCTTAGCGGGGGCAATTAGTGGAATTAGTGGGCTTCTCTATCGTTTTTGGTCTAGTTATCGCCATAGTGCTAACGCTTACTTAGAATTAGTCATTAAACCTTTAGCTTGGCCCGATTTAATTTGGATTGGATTACTGCCGGGGTTAAGTGAAGAATTATTATTTCGCGGGGTGATTTTGCCGGCTTTGGGCTTAAATATCTTTGGTTTAACTGTTTCTAGTCTAATTTTTGGTATCCTCCATTTTAGCGGTTCCCAACAATGGCCCTATGTTATCTGGGCAACTGTTGTCGGTTTTGCCCTCGGTTATACCGTCATCATCACCGGTAATTTATTAATCCCGATCCTCGCTCATATTATCACCAATCTCCTCGCTAGTTTTCTCTGGAAATTACAGCATAGTAATCAGTAA
- a CDS encoding DUF3531 family protein, which yields MEVQFREFNPFDVWFWLEFSTVPSNMEQQYVEEVFASWFYLGKLGAFNAENLQVQEVGVDISYMEYDPDMAENAFMSPMHNMTDFEYLGTWGRCWFDLGTSDLIALDILINALTQLSKDFVDIKRLIIGGENQDWTVSDRSNYLFSE from the coding sequence ATGGAAGTGCAATTTCGCGAATTTAATCCTTTTGATGTCTGGTTTTGGCTGGAATTTTCGACGGTTCCCTCGAATATGGAACAGCAATATGTAGAAGAAGTTTTTGCCTCTTGGTTTTATTTGGGTAAATTAGGGGCTTTCAATGCCGAAAACCTACAGGTACAGGAGGTGGGAGTCGATATTAGTTATATGGAATACGATCCAGATATGGCCGAAAATGCCTTTATGTCACCGATGCACAATATGACCGATTTTGAATACTTAGGTACTTGGGGACGTTGTTGGTTTGATCTCGGTACTAGCGATCTTATTGCTTTAGATATTTTAATCAATGCCTTGACCCAATTAAGTAAGGATTTTGTCGATATTAAACGTTTAATTATCGGTGGAGAAAATCAAGATTGGACGGTTAGCGATCGCAGCAATTATCTCTTTAGCGAATAA
- a CDS encoding GH116 family glycosyl hydrolase, whose translation MLNLVSLPEIPAAAWKRPLGKGWEKPYSVRYASNLDDGPWHGMPLGGFGAGCIGRSPKGDFNLWHLDGGEHSFNSLAACQFSIFEQTEDGSAQAYAMATESPTDGTLSRWSWYPAEKGTYSALYPRSWYEYKDVFQTQLICEQFSPVWAHNYQESSYPIALFEWTAHNPTDKPITISIMLTWQNTIGWFTNGIKSPVVKVRDDGSPVYEYQSKWGESEGNYNQWIVDNFRVGCLMRRDYENPGEGDGQMAIATITNPSLEVFYLGKWNPAGDGGEVWDYFAMNGSLPDIEDETPAQKGEQTATAMAIRFTIRPGKTRKIPFILAWDLPVNEFAQGINYYRRYTDFFGRNGQNAWAMVRTALKHGDTWRENIINWQKPILERSDLADWFKMALFNELYLLTDGGTLWTAATERDPIGQFGVLECIDYRWYESLDVRLYGSFGLLMLWPRLEKAVMEAFARAIPSSDDTPRIIGYNQASAIRKTKNATPHDLGAPNEHPWQKSNYTSYQDCNLWKDLGSDFVLLVYRDYLLTGAKDEDFLRECWPSIVLTLQYLKTFDLDKDGIPENSGAPDQTFDDWRLQGISAYCGGLWIAALEATLKIGAILGEDTEIFASWLQQSRAIYHQTLWNGEYYNLDSGSGSDVVMTDQLCGQFYSRLLALPDVVENQYTQSALSKIYQACFLKFHGGKFGAANGLKPDGTPENPQATHPLEVWVGINFGLVAFLMQMGMEKQGWQITEAVVKQVYENGLQFRTPEAITSVGTFRACHYLRAMAIWAIYGVLTEFQG comes from the coding sequence ATGCTTAATCTCGTCTCCCTTCCAGAAATTCCCGCCGCCGCTTGGAAACGTCCTCTGGGCAAAGGTTGGGAAAAACCCTACAGCGTCCGCTATGCCAGCAATTTAGATGATGGTCCTTGGCATGGGATGCCTCTGGGGGGATTTGGGGCCGGTTGCATCGGACGTTCCCCCAAAGGTGACTTTAACCTCTGGCATCTGGACGGCGGTGAACACAGCTTTAATAGCCTTGCAGCCTGTCAATTTAGCATTTTTGAACAAACAGAAGACGGAAGCGCCCAAGCCTACGCTATGGCGACGGAAAGCCCGACGGATGGAACATTATCGCGCTGGTCGTGGTATCCAGCCGAAAAGGGGACATATTCTGCGCTTTATCCCCGCAGTTGGTACGAGTATAAAGATGTTTTTCAGACTCAATTAATTTGCGAACAATTCTCACCAGTTTGGGCGCATAATTATCAAGAAAGTAGTTATCCTATTGCCCTATTTGAATGGACGGCCCATAATCCCACCGATAAACCGATTACTATTAGTATTATGCTGACTTGGCAAAATACAATCGGTTGGTTTACTAACGGGATTAAATCCCCAGTGGTTAAGGTGAGAGATGATGGTAGTCCCGTTTATGAATATCAATCAAAATGGGGAGAAAGTGAGGGTAATTATAATCAATGGATTGTCGATAATTTCCGCGTTGGCTGTCTAATGCGTCGAGATTACGAAAACCCCGGGGAAGGGGATGGACAGATGGCGATTGCCACTATCACTAATCCGAGTCTAGAGGTATTCTATCTGGGTAAATGGAACCCTGCTGGCGATGGGGGCGAAGTTTGGGATTATTTCGCCATGAATGGCTCTTTACCGGATATTGAGGACGAAACCCCCGCCCAAAAAGGGGAACAAACGGCCACGGCCATGGCGATTCGTTTTACCATTCGTCCGGGGAAAACTCGCAAAATTCCCTTTATTTTAGCTTGGGATTTACCCGTTAACGAATTTGCCCAAGGAATTAACTATTATCGTCGTTATACGGACTTTTTCGGTCGCAATGGTCAAAATGCTTGGGCGATGGTACGCACGGCTTTAAAACACGGCGATACATGGCGAGAAAATATTATTAACTGGCAAAAACCGATCCTAGAACGCAGCGATCTGGCCGATTGGTTTAAAATGGCTTTATTTAACGAATTATACCTGTTAACGGACGGCGGCACTCTCTGGACGGCCGCCACGGAACGGGATCCGATTGGTCAATTCGGAGTGTTAGAATGTATTGATTATCGTTGGTATGAAAGTCTTGATGTGCGTCTCTATGGTTCCTTTGGGTTATTGATGTTATGGCCGCGCTTAGAAAAGGCCGTCATGGAAGCTTTTGCTAGGGCAATTCCCAGCAGTGACGACACTCCTCGGATTATTGGATATAACCAAGCTAGTGCCATTCGTAAGACCAAAAATGCCACTCCCCACGATTTAGGCGCACCCAATGAACACCCTTGGCAAAAGAGCAATTACACCAGTTATCAAGATTGTAATCTCTGGAAAGATTTAGGCAGTGATTTTGTTTTATTAGTCTATCGGGATTATTTATTAACGGGGGCTAAAGATGAGGATTTTCTGCGGGAATGTTGGCCGTCAATTGTCCTGACTTTGCAATATTTAAAAACTTTTGACCTTGATAAGGATGGGATTCCCGAAAATTCCGGCGCACCAGACCAAACCTTTGATGATTGGCGTTTACAGGGAATTAGTGCCTATTGTGGTGGTTTGTGGATAGCGGCACTAGAAGCGACGCTTAAAATTGGGGCAATTCTTGGGGAAGATACAGAAATTTTTGCCAGTTGGTTACAGCAATCTCGCGCTATTTATCATCAGACTCTCTGGAATGGAGAATATTATAATTTAGATAGTGGCAGTGGTTCCGATGTGGTGATGACTGATCAATTATGTGGTCAATTTTATTCCCGTTTATTGGCTTTACCAGATGTGGTAGAAAATCAATACACGCAATCAGCTTTAAGTAAGATTTATCAGGCTTGTTTTCTCAAGTTTCATGGGGGAAAATTTGGGGCGGCAAATGGGTTAAAACCCGATGGTACTCCCGAAAATCCCCAGGCAACTCATCCCTTGGAAGTTTGGGTAGGAATTAATTTTGGGTTGGTGGCTTTTTTGATGCAAATGGGAATGGAAAAGCAAGGATGGCAAATTACAGAAGCGGTGGTGAAACAAGTCTATGAAAATGGCTTACAATTTCGCACTCCAGAAGCGATTACATCGGTGGGAACTTTCCGCGCCTGTCATTATTTACGCGCCATGGCTATCTGGGCTATCTATGGGGTTTTGACGGAATTTCAGGGATAA
- a CDS encoding glycosyltransferase family 61 protein, which yields MTEEPYDLRDGSRINTFKMPGIPKSEQDSQEFKSLYHQSIDPTKIKRIDQKFMYGENISLHYGHFLCESICRLWYLEQAEKLGILVIGQPRKAKSISDLKVSRNFVDEFMTALDLDSEQFLELTRPVILGEVVFPYPSLSFYRREVFACHKLVPELVAQKLLPDKVTQTEQPLYISRTKLKKANRQILGEEQLENILRERGFAIIYSENLTLQEQIYLVNKHKYIVGTWGSSLHTIIFSLSDSKNIFCLSDKDGLFIAFPQFDALKSVNSTYIAAIKSEKEDDNYITGQKILDVDAALSGLKESNLL from the coding sequence ATTACCGAAGAGCCCTATGATTTAAGAGATGGGTCAAGAATTAACACATTTAAAATGCCAGGCATTCCAAAATCCGAGCAAGATTCTCAGGAATTTAAATCTTTATACCATCAATCTATTGATCCTACTAAAATTAAAAGGATTGATCAGAAATTTATGTATGGAGAGAATATCTCACTACACTATGGACATTTTCTTTGTGAATCAATTTGTCGTCTTTGGTACTTAGAACAAGCTGAAAAATTAGGGATTTTGGTCATCGGACAACCTCGTAAAGCTAAGTCTATCAGTGACTTAAAAGTCTCTAGAAATTTCGTTGACGAATTTATGACTGCTCTTGACTTAGACTCCGAGCAATTCTTAGAGTTGACTAGACCTGTGATACTAGGAGAGGTGGTTTTTCCTTATCCTTCTCTGAGCTTTTATAGAAGAGAGGTTTTTGCCTGTCACAAACTTGTTCCCGAGTTAGTAGCCCAAAAGCTCTTACCCGATAAAGTCACGCAAACTGAGCAACCGCTTTACATTTCTCGAACTAAACTAAAAAAAGCCAACCGACAAATTCTAGGGGAAGAGCAACTAGAAAATATATTAAGAGAACGTGGCTTTGCTATTATTTATTCAGAAAATTTGACTCTACAAGAACAGATATATTTAGTAAATAAGCATAAATATATTGTCGGTACTTGGGGATCGTCACTACATACAATTATCTTCAGCCTGTCTGACTCTAAAAACATTTTTTGTCTCAGCGACAAAGATGGTTTATTTATTGCATTTCCTCAGTTTGATGCTCTAAAATCAGTTAATTCAACCTATATTGCTGCTATTAAATCAGAAAAAGAAGATGATAACTACATCACGGGTCAGAAAATCCTAGATGTAGATGCAGCATTATCGGGTTTAAAAGAGTCTAATTTACTTTAA
- a CDS encoding ArnT family glycosyltransferase — MTKILSDRMAVYLLIGGLLFRIIIALGLYPGYDEAYYYVYSHNLDWSYFDHPPIVAISTGFGTWITGLVNQFTIRFGTLLLYTGSLCLLYLTALKLFSLPVARMTLAIATLIPIYGIVFGILSQPDSPLIFFWSLTVYLAAQEFWPIRETNYHPSYRLAYIGLAVGLAVLSKYHGFILGFGLVLFCLTTPRYWPVFRSPWLGLGFILFLITLLPIIYWNINHDWISFRFHLEDRFSGEPKTFNILGILSVIGISIATMFPPFGLPMWWVTFKSFAEQIPNFISKKRFFHREEESLKKWLILSVSLPLILGMLYVGASHYLAPSWILPGFWSCTILLGEKANTWQQSSRIWVKRWLWGSGIFIVTVLSIAMLHVTFGTFQKPSQYAIFGGIIAPEQDPSREIVDIDQLRQGFANSPELLALLKDSSFVFTHSFYVTAWLDMALYPLVPIPVTCFNNDQRGYQIWFNPQEWIGKNGLLITTNSSLERPEIIDRYRPYFQDITKVAVIPIKRGGVAIEQFHVYQAKGLIKTYP, encoded by the coding sequence TTGACCAAAATACTTAGCGATCGCATGGCCGTTTATCTGCTCATCGGTGGACTCCTGTTTAGAATAATCATCGCCTTGGGGCTTTATCCCGGTTACGATGAAGCCTATTATTACGTTTACAGCCATAATCTAGATTGGAGTTATTTCGATCATCCGCCAATAGTAGCGATTTCCACGGGTTTTGGGACTTGGATCACGGGATTAGTCAATCAATTTACCATTCGCTTCGGTACTCTCCTCCTCTATACTGGCAGCCTCTGTTTGCTATATCTGACGGCTTTAAAATTGTTCAGTCTGCCGGTCGCCAGAATGACTTTAGCGATCGCCACTCTGATCCCCATCTATGGGATCGTCTTCGGGATTCTTTCGCAGCCAGATAGTCCTTTAATCTTTTTTTGGTCATTAACAGTCTATTTAGCTGCCCAAGAATTCTGGCCAATTCGGGAAACAAATTATCATCCTAGCTATCGTCTCGCTTATATTGGACTTGCCGTAGGATTGGCGGTTTTAAGTAAATATCACGGCTTTATTTTGGGCTTTGGTTTAGTTTTATTTTGCCTGACCACTCCCCGCTATTGGCCTGTATTTAGATCCCCTTGGTTGGGATTAGGATTTATTCTCTTTTTGATAACCTTATTGCCAATTATCTACTGGAATATTAACCATGATTGGATTTCCTTTCGCTTTCATTTAGAAGACCGTTTTTCTGGAGAACCGAAAACCTTTAATATTCTTGGTATTCTCTCGGTTATTGGCATTAGTATCGCCACGATGTTTCCTCCTTTCGGTCTGCCGATGTGGTGGGTGACATTTAAAAGCTTTGCCGAACAAATTCCTAACTTTATCTCGAAAAAAAGATTTTTTCATCGAGAAGAAGAATCCCTAAAAAAATGGTTAATTCTCTCGGTTTCTCTGCCTTTAATCCTGGGAATGCTTTATGTGGGAGCTTCCCATTATCTCGCCCCTAGTTGGATTTTACCCGGGTTCTGGTCTTGCACAATTTTATTAGGAGAAAAGGCCAATACTTGGCAGCAATCTTCTCGAATCTGGGTAAAAAGATGGTTATGGGGGTCAGGAATTTTTATCGTTACTGTTTTATCTATAGCAATGCTTCACGTTACTTTTGGCACTTTCCAAAAACCTAGTCAATACGCAATTTTTGGGGGAATTATTGCCCCAGAACAAGACCCTTCTCGGGAAATTGTCGATATCGATCAACTGCGCCAAGGCTTTGCTAATTCTCCCGAATTATTAGCACTCTTAAAAGATTCTAGCTTCGTTTTTACCCATAGTTTTTATGTGACCGCATGGCTAGATATGGCTCTCTATCCCCTAGTTCCTATTCCCGTCACCTGTTTTAACAACGATCAAAGGGGTTATCAAATTTGGTTTAATCCTCAAGAATGGATCGGTAAAAATGGTTTATTAATTACTACAAATAGTTCTCTAGAAAGACCAGAAATAATCGATCGCTACCGTCCCTATTTCCAAGATATAACTAAAGTAGCTGTCATTCCGATCAAGCGCGGTGGTGTCGCCATCGAACAATTTCATGTTTACCAAGCTAAAGGACTAATTAAAACTTATCCTTAA
- a CDS encoding DNA phosphorothioation-associated protein 4 — protein MSIHRVRIARDKGEFVQSLVNFNQGIGPFQTYADVIAFAAALGVKYQERVAIENVAKEPSPINLEIFISRGYDTLIKLLAVNEFQDTKILSLHGVDSEALRLTIFEEYANAGLARLERELRGAVDYTERLLLIISQERFREITATTEFDLGRFL, from the coding sequence ATGTCCATTCATCGAGTGCGTATTGCTAGAGATAAAGGGGAATTTGTCCAGTCCTTAGTTAATTTTAATCAGGGAATTGGACCCTTTCAAACCTATGCTGATGTCATCGCTTTTGCGGCGGCTTTAGGGGTAAAATATCAAGAGAGAGTGGCGATAGAAAATGTAGCGAAGGAACCCTCACCTATTAACCTCGAAATTTTTATTTCTCGTGGCTACGATACCCTAATCAAATTATTGGCAGTCAATGAATTCCAAGACACGAAAATTCTTTCTCTCCATGGGGTGGATTCGGAAGCTTTGCGACTGACAATTTTCGAGGAATATGCCAACGCTGGTTTAGCAAGATTAGAACGAGAATTGCGCGGTGCGGTGGATTATACTGAAAGATTATTGTTAATTATCAGTCAAGAACGTTTTCGAGAAATTACTGCCACAACCGAATTCGATTTAGGCAGATTTTTGTAG
- a CDS encoding Rieske 2Fe-2S domain-containing protein encodes MTSTDQSQPLPRDDCFHYQNCWYPVLFVQDWQKNPYSFSLYGQPLLIFRDQQGKWGCLLDRCPHRLAKLSTGQMIAGRLECLYHGWQFETDGKCSHIPQLPVNTPIPRNAKVKSYGVMERQGVLWVWLGEEETAKESDIPIIKDLEDPNCVHTDYVIDFPYEQGYLLENLLDPAHVNISHDRSEFGAKRENAQPLAFQILEVSARGIRSQWRNSRNPQESWKYLDFIAPNLVHYRFSLPNPHWCAGLALYGISLGQGRSRLLMRRYQNFAVNSRQYRWRWLEHLRQSRILEDDLPLIQSQQQMVEKSRDSLQKLYLPLKSSDALVIELRQWFDRYGDSFPYYQGYTSQRTTAIDLSDPLPLDRYSRHTVHCRTCSDAHENMVKTRQIAILMGILLALLAILSPNQSIYQINALIFAILALAIAIAANYTRRKFERTYEKKAHTKLQ; translated from the coding sequence ATGACAAGCACTGATCAATCTCAACCCCTGCCTAGGGATGACTGTTTTCACTACCAAAATTGTTGGTATCCTGTGTTATTCGTGCAGGATTGGCAAAAAAATCCCTACTCTTTCTCTCTTTATGGGCAACCATTGCTAATATTTCGCGATCAGCAGGGAAAATGGGGCTGTTTGCTTGATCGCTGTCCCCACCGCTTGGCGAAACTCTCCACAGGACAGATGATCGCTGGTCGTTTAGAATGTTTGTACCATGGTTGGCAGTTCGAGACGGATGGAAAATGTTCCCATATTCCCCAACTGCCAGTCAATACCCCGATTCCCCGCAATGCCAAGGTTAAATCCTATGGGGTGATGGAACGTCAGGGAGTCCTCTGGGTCTGGTTAGGAGAAGAGGAAACAGCGAAAGAAAGCGATATTCCTATCATCAAAGACCTAGAAGACCCCAATTGTGTCCATACCGATTATGTCATCGATTTTCCCTACGAACAGGGCTATTTACTCGAAAATCTCCTCGATCCCGCCCATGTTAATATTAGCCATGATCGCAGCGAATTCGGGGCAAAACGGGAAAATGCTCAACCGTTAGCCTTCCAAATTCTCGAAGTCTCGGCGCGGGGAATTCGCAGTCAGTGGCGCAATAGCCGCAATCCGCAGGAAAGCTGGAAATATCTGGATTTTATAGCCCCTAATCTCGTTCATTATCGTTTTTCTCTGCCTAATCCCCATTGGTGTGCTGGATTGGCTTTATACGGGATTTCTCTGGGTCAAGGTCGTTCTCGCTTACTGATGCGACGTTACCAAAATTTTGCCGTTAACTCCCGTCAATACCGTTGGCGCTGGTTGGAACATCTGCGTCAAAGTCGCATCCTCGAAGATGATCTACCTTTAATTCAAAGTCAGCAGCAAATGGTGGAAAAGTCAAGAGATAGTTTACAAAAATTATACTTACCCTTAAAAAGTTCCGATGCCTTGGTGATTGAGTTACGTCAATGGTTCGATCGCTATGGGGACTCTTTCCCCTACTATCAAGGCTACACCAGCCAGCGGACAACGGCGATCGATTTATCCGATCCTTTACCCCTCGATCGCTATTCTCGTCACACTGTCCACTGTCGCACCTGTAGCGATGCCCATGAAAACATGGTAAAAACTAGACAAATTGCGATTTTAATGGGGATATTATTAGCTTTACTGGCAATTTTATCCCCAAATCAGTCTATCTATCAAATTAATGCCCTTATTTTCGCAATTTTGGCTTTAGCAATAGCGATCGCTGCCAATTACACCCGCAGAAAATTTGAACGCACCTATGAGAAAAAAGCCCATACCAAACTACAGTAA
- a CDS encoding IS4 family transposase: MEKWAAQELQYADLGDTRRKKRLISIVENLASQPSTSVPQASGNLAAASATYDFWNSPYFHPSDIIAAQAKSTVERIKEHPIVLAVQDTTSLDFTTQKAKKGMGYLDYKKSFGLKVHTTLGVSPVGIPLGLINQYVWAREEKNLGIAKQRKKRETQEKESQRWLDSLSETQQQIPEDIQVVTIGDCEADIFDLFAQSRSPNSHLLIRGTHNRKVNYLEDKQRSGHSEPKYLHQSIREIKACGTLDVQVKRNPNHEARLAKLTVRFASFEIQVPSHHSKATPRQPVKLQVILAEEENPHSGVNPISWLLLTSLDISSFESAITCVRWYSYRWLIERYHFVLKSGCGLEKLQLETGRRIEMALATYSIVAWRLLWLTYQARLHGEESCESFLEEHEWQSLCATIHKKSPPPEKPPSFREAVRMIASLGGFLGRKGDGEPGVKTIWLGLRRLHDISQTWKLSHQISPPIEPP; the protein is encoded by the coding sequence ATGGAGAAATGGGCAGCCCAAGAATTACAGTATGCAGACCTAGGGGACACCAGAAGAAAGAAAAGGTTAATCAGTATCGTGGAAAACTTGGCCAGTCAACCTAGTACAAGTGTGCCACAAGCTTCAGGAAATCTAGCCGCAGCGAGTGCCACCTACGACTTTTGGAATTCCCCCTATTTTCACCCCTCAGATATAATTGCCGCCCAGGCCAAAAGTACAGTAGAAAGAATCAAAGAACATCCAATAGTTTTGGCAGTGCAAGACACAACAAGTTTAGACTTTACGACGCAAAAAGCCAAAAAAGGCATGGGTTATCTAGATTATAAAAAATCCTTTGGTCTCAAAGTTCATACCACCTTAGGAGTGTCCCCAGTCGGAATACCTTTAGGACTGATTAATCAATATGTCTGGGCAAGAGAAGAAAAGAATTTAGGGATTGCCAAGCAACGCAAAAAAAGAGAAACCCAAGAAAAAGAAAGTCAAAGATGGTTAGATTCTTTGTCAGAAACACAACAACAGATACCCGAAGATATTCAAGTAGTAACAATCGGAGATTGTGAGGCAGACATATTTGATTTATTTGCCCAATCAAGAAGTCCTAACTCTCATTTATTAATTCGAGGAACTCATAACCGAAAAGTTAACTATCTCGAAGACAAGCAAAGGTCAGGGCATTCAGAGCCTAAATATTTACATCAATCCATCAGAGAAATAAAAGCCTGTGGGACCTTAGATGTGCAAGTAAAACGCAATCCTAATCACGAGGCTAGACTAGCTAAACTAACAGTTAGATTTGCCAGTTTTGAAATACAAGTACCTAGCCATCACTCCAAGGCGACCCCTCGTCAACCGGTCAAATTACAGGTAATTTTAGCTGAAGAAGAAAATCCGCATAGCGGAGTTAATCCTATCAGTTGGCTGCTCTTAACTAGCCTAGACATTAGTAGCTTTGAATCAGCGATAACCTGTGTGCGCTGGTATAGTTATCGCTGGTTAATAGAACGCTATCATTTTGTTTTAAAAAGTGGTTGTGGATTAGAAAAACTGCAATTAGAAACGGGTAGGAGAATTGAGATGGCCTTAGCTACCTATTCAATTGTAGCTTGGAGATTACTTTGGTTAACCTATCAAGCACGCTTACACGGAGAGGAGAGTTGTGAAAGTTTTTTGGAAGAACATGAATGGCAATCTTTGTGTGCCACTATTCATAAAAAGAGTCCGCCACCTGAAAAGCCGCCCTCCTTTCGAGAAGCGGTCAGAATGATTGCTTCTCTTGGGGGGTTTTTAGGTAGAAAAGGTGACGGTGAACCTGGTGTTAAAACTATTTGGTTGGGACTGCGAAGGTTACATGATATCAGCCAGACTTGGAAACTATCTCATCAAATTAGTCCCCCTATAGAACCCCCTTGA